The Acinetobacter chinensis genomic sequence CATTTTCCCCCATCATCGCCATGTGGTAACAGTCGTACTGCATTTTCAGGGCTGGATGCTGAACTGCTTCAAGCATTTCCTGTGCCTGAGCAATATTCTGTACAAGAAAACGGGGCATATCTGTACCGTTGATCATTTCAAACACAGGTTCTATGTCGTGTTCTGAAAGGATATGACAGGCGAGTTTCAGGTTTTCAGCGAGTGTGTTCAGGCAGGGCAGCAGGTCGGCATCCTGAGGCTGTTTACCAGCAAGAATGTTGACCCGGGGGACATCCAGTGCTCTGGCATAATGCACAGCCTGTTCCAGTGCACGGCTGAATTCAAGTTCTTTGCCTGGAATACCTGCCAGCCCATTTCCACCCTGCATCAGGTCTCCAGCAGGGACATTGATCAGACAGAGACTGAGCCTGTGCAGCTGTAACTGCTCCTGAATGGCTTCAATGCTGAGTTCGTAGGGAAACTGAATTTCCACATGTTCAAATCCCTGAGCCTGAGCAAGTGCAAAACGTTCAATGAGTGGCACTTCTGTGAAAATCATGGAAAGATTGACTGCAAGTCTGGTCATAGGTCGGTTCCCTGTCTGGCTGACATTATAAAGATTTGATCTGGTGGATGATGGTTGCCAGATCTGATTCGGCAAATCCCTGCTGCTGGTGAGTATTTAACTGAGACAGTGCTGTGGTTGCAACAGGAATATCCAGCTGATATTCAGCGGCAAGTTTAACGGCATTGTTCAGGTCTTTGGACAGTGTCTGAACTTTCCATTGAACGGGCTCAAAGGTGTGGGTCGCCATACGTGGAGCCAGGATCTGAAAGGGTTTTGAGTCAGCAAAACCACCAGCAAGTGCCGGTGCCAGCAGTCGTGTATCCACACCTGCTTTTTCTGCAAGAGCCACGGCTTCAGCGATCAGTGTACTGTTAGCAGCAACGATCAGCTGATTACAGATTTTGGTCGCCTGTCCGGTTCCTGTTTCACCCATACAGGTGACCCGCTGGGAAAGAACATTATAAATCAGCGTCAGCCGTTCAATGGACTGTGGGTTGCCCCCTGCAAAAATAACCAGGGTTCCATTTTCAGCACCAGCAGTGCCCCCAGAAACAGGGGAATCAATCCACTCGACACTGGACTGTGCTGCCTGTTTTGCCAGCTGACGGGTCTGATCCACAGACAGGCTGGAAAAGTCGATGATGATCTGCCCAGGGTTTAAAGAGGAGGATATCTGTGAAAAAACGGAATGAACCGCCTGATCATCTGCAAGACAGGTCAGAATGACAGGGTATTGCCCGATATTTTTCAGATCGAGCAATACAGCACCCATGTCTATGAGTGAGTCGCAGGCACTGAGGGTTCTGTTCCATACAGCAACGTTAAAGCCTGCCTGAATCAGTCGGGTTGCCATGCGGCTTCCCATCAGTCCCATACCTAAAAATGCAATCTGGGTACTGCGATCAAAACTCATGTTCCATTTCCTGTTCTGAAATTGAATTACTTATACTGGCGCGGTAAAAACTGCACATCCGGATTTTTATCCTTTTTACGTGCAAGTTTACTGTTTTTGCCCATCAGCAGTTTTAACTGCCATATTTTTTCAAGGCGTAATGATCTTGTCGGTTGATGTTCCATTGCATCCAGTACGCGTTTTGCAGCCATCAGGGCATCTGGAGAACGTTGCAGCATTTCCTGTGCAATACTCACTGCTTTGTTCAGTGGATTTTCATCCAGATGAGTCACCAGTCCTATTTCTTTGGCATAGTGACCATCAAAAACACGGGCAGTCAGTGTCAGCTCTTTGGCAAGATCAAGTCCAATCACGCCTTTGATGGAGCGGGTCAGTCCCATATCAGGAACCAGTCCCCAGCGGCTTTCCATAATGGACATTTTTGTATCAGGATGGCTGATACGTATATCCGCTGCCAGTGCAAGCTGCATACCTGCACCGAGGCAGAAGCCTTCCATTGCAGCAATCACAGGGACAGGAAGTTCCTGCCAAATCAGAAATGCTTTCTGGAAAAGGCTTTGTCCTGGTTTGATGAGTTCCCATGCAGCATAGGCGGTGTTTTTAGGATTGTTCAGGTCTGTTAAATCAATACCTGCACTGAAGACACCTGCTTCACCTGTCAGAATAACGCAACGGATGCTGCGGTCTTTTTTAATTTTTTCAGCGGTACTGACCAGTTCCCGCAGTAATGCAAAACTCATTGCATTTCGCTTGTCAGGGCGGTTCAGGGAAACTGTAGCGATGCCGTTATTTTTTTCTATGCGCAGTAAAGCCATGGTAAAAACCTTTTATTGTCCTGTTTCTGAGCATAACATGGGGGCGTACAGGATACATGACAGTACAGTCACATCCATGAATGGACGTAGTGGACTTTAGTCGTGTAGCGCCCGTGGTGCTTCAGAGGTTGTGTTTGTTCAGAATAATCTGAGCGGCTTGTTCCACCTGCTGGATGACTGCTTTCAGGTCATTGAAGCGGTTCAGGGTTTCCTGCACAAAGTATTCGTCAGCTTTACGCCGTTCTTTGCGTAAAGTGGAAACAAACTGTTCAAATGAACCGGTTGCTTCCTGCAGGGCAGGCACACCGACATAACGGGTTGCGCCATACAGGCGGTGCAGTACATGCTCAAGCTGAGGAAAATCTTCAAGCGCAATCAGCTGTTCCATTTCATTCACTTCAGCTTCAAAACTGTCCGTCAGCATTTTCAGCAGATCCACGGCCAGATCTTCCTTGTTGGCAGCCAGCTGGAGACTCTGTTGCCAGTCCATAATCTGAGGGTCAAGCGCTTCAATCACATGAGCCTTTTCCACAGTACTGACTTTGTTGAACTGTTGTGTGGTCCACTGGGTCAGGATCTGAATAATCTGTTCAATCTGAATCGGCTTGGTGACGTAATCATCCATACCACCTTTCAGCAGTTTCTGTTTTTCATCGGACAATGCATGTGCAGTCAGTGCAATCACAGGTAAACGTTTGTGATTTTCAAGTGTGGATTCCAGTGAGCGGATGGCACGGGTGGTATCAATACCAGACATGACAGGCATCTGGATGTCCATGAAAATCAGATCGAAAGGCTGTGCCTTGCTCTCAAGGTTATTCTGAAGAATTTCCAGGGCTTCCTGTCCGCTCAGCGCTTTGGTGGTTCTGACGTTCAGCTCAGCAAGTAACGCTTCTAGAACAATCAGGTTTGGCAAATGGTCATCGACTGCAAGGATGTGTAAGCCCTGACCATTGAAGTCTTCATGTTCATCCTGATCAAAGACAGGCTGATTACTCAGCAGCTGAATTAAGGCACTGCGGCTGAGTGGCTGATACAGTGGACGGGCACGGTGTTCATTGAGGATTCCGGGTTCCAGTACCATCTGATAGCCATAGACTGCCAGGTTACCATTGTAACGGGTGCGAATTTCGGTCAGCAGTGCTTCGGAGTCGCCACTGTGATCCACAATCAGCCAGGTGTTTTCAATGTTGCCAGGCAAATGGTTCAGTCGGCTGAACAGATCCAGAATGGATGAAGTTTCAGTATGCTGAACTTTATAGTCTTCCAGATAATGTCGGAGTACGTTTGCTGTCGCAGGGTGCGCAAGATAGGAAACAACCTGCATGTGGCTGAAATCAGGGTGCTCAATACCATCATCTTCATCAACGTTGAACATGGCAGTAAACCAGAAAGTTGAGCCTTTTTCAGTCGGTGCGCGTTCCTGGTTATCCTCAAAACCAATCTGTCCCTGCATCAGATGAACAAGCTGTTTGGAAATGGCAAGTCCAAGTCCTGTACCGCCAAACTGACGGGTGACGGATGCATCGCCCTGAGAGAAAGATTCAAACAGTTTTTTACGGTCAGTGCCACTCAGACCAATACCACTGTCCTGCACGCTGAAATGCAGCAGGCACTGACCGATATCATCCTGCTCCATTCGTGCACGTACAATAATTTCTCCATCAGGTGTGAATTTGATGGCATTGGAAATCAGGTTGGTCAGAATCTGTTTAAAGCGTAATGCATCACCAATCAGATATTTAGGGACGTTATCCGCATAATAGAAGGTCATGTTGATGTGTTTCTGTGCTGCCGGTGGAGACAGCATATCCATCACATCAAAAATTGCTTCTTCCAGATCAAACGGTGCGGTTTCAAGTTCCAGTTTGCCGGCATCAATTTTGGAAAAATCCAGAACGTCATTAATCAGTGCCAGCAGATGGGCAGAAGATTTACGGATGGTCTGTAAATACAGATTCTGTTCGTTGTTGAGATTGCCCTGACGCAGTAACAGATGAATAAATCCATCAATACTGTTCAGTGGTGTACGCAGCTCATGACTGATGTTCGCCAGAAAGACTGATTTGGACTGGTTTGCAGAAATGGCCTGATCCCGTGCCTGACGGTAAGTAATGTTCTGTACTTCAAGGGTGTCTAAAGTTCTGCGTAAGTCATCTTCAGTCTGTTCGGTGTGTTCTTTCAGTTCAAGAAAACTGAAATGCAGCCGTTTGACGACATTGGCAATATCACGCTGTAACAGGCGCAGCTCACCGGTACTGTTAATGACCATGTGCTGATCCAGCGTATCCGCATTGAGTCGCTGTAGCTGCATGCGGATTTCATACATGGGTGCAATCCAGCGGCGGGAATAGAAATTCAGACACAGCAGTAACAGCAGTAACGTCAGTAAGCCTGTTGCCACCAGCACGATCAGGACTCTGTATCGGGCAATCTGTAAAGGCTGGTTATCCAGTTCAATCAGCAACCAGGCATGATCACCCACGCCTTCGTTGATCTGAAGCCCGTACACATGGCTGTCTTTATGTTCAACAGGACCAATAAAAGACTGTCTGGTGTCATATTCAGGCCAGGCCGACTGATCCTGATAGCCCATGCTCAGGCGGTTTGAGTTTTTTGAATCAATAATTGCAGTACGGATCAGATGTTTTTCATTCATCATGTTCTGCATGAAAAAACGTGCCTGATCATATTGCCAGGGAAAGCGGTCGAGCTGCATCAGTGCATTTTCAGCAGCAGACTGGTTGCGGGTCAGAATGGCAATAGCCATCTGTTTCTGTTGTGCTTTTGCAGCACTGGAGGTTTCAGAAAGAACCAGGACAGTACCCACACATGCCAGAATGGTAATCGGTACAAAAATCAGGGCAATCAGTTGCCCATAAGCATGATTTAAGTGTAGCCGCTTAAATAATTTCTTATTGATATTTGACATGGTGAAAGCTGTTAATTCCCTTAGTCAGGCATATTAGCATGCTTTAAACTGGAACTGACTGAGCTTTAATCACATTCGATAAAAAGCCTGGGAAATGGGTGCAGGAGAAGTCATTTTTTCATACAATAGTCGCACCTCGATACAGGTACATATAATGAGTAATACAACCCCTGATTTTCAAGCAGACGAATTTTTACTGGATCACTATGTAGGGAAAACTCCTCTGGTGCGTCTACAGCGTCTGGCAAGTCACACTCAAGCAACCGTACTGGCAAAACTGGAAGGCAATAATCCAGCGGGTTCAGTCAAGGATCGCCCAGCGTACAACATGATCATGCAGGCTGAAAAGCGTGGTCAGATCAAGCCTGGCGACACACTGGTTGAGGCGACGAGCGGAAATACAGGGATTGCACTGGCGATGGTCGCTGCCATGCGTGGCTATAAAATGAAGCTGATCATGCCAGGTAACTCCAGTCAGGAACGTAAAGATGCCATGCAGGCTTATGGCGCGGAACTGATTGAAGCACCCGATATGGAAACTGCCCGTGACATGGCTTTAAAGATGCAGCAGGATGGCGTTGGACTGGTGCTGAATCAGTTTGGCAATCCTGATAACTCAGAGGCACATTATCTGACAACCGGTCCTGAGATCTGGGAGCAGACCGGTGGCAAAATCACTCATTTTGTCAGCTCCATGGGCACAACCGGTACTATTATGGGGATTTCCCGTTATCTGAAAGAACAGAATCCTGATATTCAGATTGTTGGTTTACAGCCAGAAGATGGTGCAAGCATTGCAGGTATCCGCCGCTGGCCTAAAGAATATCTGCCGACTATTTTTGATCCATCGCGTGTTGACCGCATTATGGATATTCCACAGATTGAAGCAGAAAAAACTGCACGTCAGCTGGCGCGTAAAGAAGGTATCAGCGCAGGGACATCTTCAGGTGGTGCTGTATGGGCATCCATAAAAATTGCAGAAGAAAATCCAGATGCCGTGATTGTCTGCATCGTCTGTGACCGTGGTGACCGTTATCTGTCTACAGGTCTGTTTTCAGTTGTGGATGCAGAATAATTCTGTTCAGCCCTTTACTCAGTTGAGATGAAATGCGTTTACCAATACTGATATTTGATATTGAAACCTTGACTGATCTGAAATCAGGCGCACATCTGTACCATCTGGATCTGCCGGAACCTGCACTTGAAGCGGCGCTGACCAAGTTGCGCCGTCAGGAAACAGGTATGGATTTTCAGCGTTTACCACTGCATGAAATCGTCTGCATATCTGGACTGGGCATTGATGAAAACGGCATGATGAAGCTGTTTTCGTTCAGTCGTGAACAGTATTTTGAAGCAGAAATTCTGACCCGCTTTTTGGCTATTTTTGACAGAAAGCATCCGACTCTGGTCAGTTGGAACGGCTCTCAGTTTGATATTCCGGTGATTCTGTACAGAGCAATGTATCATGGTCTGTCCGCTCCTGGTCTGTTTGATCAGGGAGAAATTGATCAGCAGAAACGTTATAATAACTATCAGAACAGGTATCACCACCGTCATGTTGATCTGATGGATGTGATGGCAATGTTCAATGGTCGTAATTTCCAGAAACTGGATGATATGGCACATCTGCTGGGCTTTCCAGGTAAACGCGGTGACGGTGCTTACCATGTGCCTGAATACGTCAAAGCACAGCAATGGCAGCAGCTGACCGGTTACTGTGAAGGTGATGTGCTGAATACATGGCTGATCTATCTGCGGTGGTTGCTGCTGAAAGGTCAGTTAAATCATCATGATCATGGTCTCTGGATTCAGGCAACCATTCAGTATCTGAAAACCCAGCCTCAGCATGCAGATTTTTTGAACGTCTGGCATGAAACCTCTCTTCAGACTGTATTCACAGCTTCTGATTTTTCCTCTCCCATATCTTAGGTATCCATGAAATACAAAGCCAGACCTCGTACAGCTCCTCAGTCCAGTTATATTTTTCGGATTGAGTCACTTTCACATGAAGGTCGTGGAATTGCACATTACGGAACGCATCCTGACCACCCTGAGGAAAAAAAGGGCAAAAAGGTCTTTATCAGTTATGCATTGCCTGGTGAAGAAGTTTTCGCTCAGATTACGCATCAGGCAAAACGGCTGGAAGAAGCAGACTGTAAAAAAGTGCTGGCTGACAGCTCGCTGGATCGGATTGAACCTGCCTGTCCACACTATACGGTTTGTGGTGGATGCAGCATGCAGCATGTCCGTGAGGATGAACAGATCCGTCTGAAACAGGATGTGCTGAAATCACATCTGGAGCATTTTGCTGGTATACAGCCGGAAGAATGGCTGTCTCCTCTGCGCTCGTTACGTCAGGATTATCGTCGGAAAGCACGGATCGGGGTACGTTACATACCTGCGAAAGATAAACTGGTGGTTGGTTTTCGTGAACGCCAGACCAACAGACTCACATCTATCGACCGTTGTATGATACTCGACCACGAGTTTGGCTCTGTCACGCATGTTAAGCAGTTACTCCAAAGTCTAAAAGCCAAAGCTGCAATTGGTCATATAGAATGGGCAATGGGGGACAAGGAAAAAGCCCTGTTGATCCGTCATACGGAAGAATTAACGGCGGAAGATGTCAACCTGCTGAAGAACTTTACGTTAAATAAAGCATGGCAGCTTTATTTGCAGCCTGAAGGGTCTGAAAGTGTTCATCGTGTTGATGATCCGACTGCTGAAATGCGTCTGCATTACAGTCTGGATGATTTTAATGTTGAATTTGGTTTTCATCCGCAGGACTTTACTCAGGTCAATTCGACCATTAACCCTCAGATGGTGAAGCTGGCATGTGATTTGCTTCAGTTACAGCAGGGAGAACGGGTTCTGGATCTGTTCTGTGGGCTTGGAAATTTTTCCCTGCCACTTGCAAGATGTGTTGGAGACACAGGACGGGTTGTTGCGGTTGAGGGCAGTGAGGAAATGGTTAAACGTGGCACTGAAAATGCAGAACGTAACCAGATTCAGCATATTAACTTTTATTCACAAGATTTAACAAAAGATTTTTCGCATCATTCTTGGGCAAATCAAGGATTTGAGGCATTATTGATAGACCCTCCGCGCTCTGGTGCAGAGGAAGTGATGCATTACGTGCCCAAATTTGGTGCAAAAAGAATCGTTTATGTATCCTGTAATCCTGCAACACTGGCAAGGGATGCCGGTATTCTGGTGAAACAGGGGTATCAATTGAAAAAAGCAGGTGTGATGGATATGTTCACGCATACCGGACATGTTGAATCCATTGCCCTGTTTGAGAAAGAGAACGAAATAAACGATCTATAATATGAAGCATATATATTTAGGAGAACGGTATGGTCACAGTACGTGAGCAACTTCCCGGGCGTTTGAATGAACTGTCAGAGGAAGCGACTGTAGAACATGCCGAGCAAGCTCAGCACGATCTGGCGGAATGGCTGGATCGGGTCAGAAGCATACTGGATGGGGCACAACTGAAGCAGCTCGAAGAAGTTGCCTGCCTGACACTGCAGCGTGAACTGGATGCAGCGCCCAGTCACCGTTCCAATACTTTTTATACCGGTATTGAAATGGCAGATATCCTTGCCCATTTACATGTGGATGAAGATACTTTATCTGCTGCAATGCTGTACCGTAGTGTCCGTGAAGGACTGACCACCCTTGAAGAAATCCGCCAGAAATTTGGTGAGCAGGTGTACAGTCTGGTGAAAGGTACGCTTGCCATGGGTAAGCTTTCTGAACTGATTGAAAAAAATAAACGACTTGAAGATCATTTTAACAACAACCAGCGTGAGCATCTGACCGGCATTTATAAAATGCTGATTTCGGTCACGGAAGATGTTCGGGTTGTACTGATCAAACTTGCTGAACGTACTTATGCACTGCGGGAACTTGCAAAAGCTTCCAAAGAGCGGCAGGAGCGTGTGGCACGAGAAATTTTGACGATTTACTCACCACTGGCACACCGTCTGGGCATTGCTCAGCTGAAGTGGGAGCTGGAAGACCTGGCTTTCCGCTATCTCGCGCCTGAACGCTATAAAGAAATTGCATCCTTACTGAATGAAAAGCGTCTGGAACGTGAACATTATATTCAGTTTGTTATAGATAAACTTCGTGCAGAACTGCTGAATGATGGAATTGAGGCTGAAATTTCGGGTCGGGTAAAACATATTTACTCGATTTACCGCAAAATGAAGAGTAAAAATCTGAGTTTTGATCAGCTGTATGATATCCGTGCAGTACGTGTACTGGTCAAAACAGTTCCTGAGTGCTATCACTCACTGGGGATTGTGCATCAGATCTGGCGTCATATTCCTCATCAGTTTGATGACTATATCACCAACCCCAAAGCCAACGGTTACCGTTCACTGCATACTGCGGTGATTGCAGAAAACAAATCGCTCGAAGTGCAGATCCGTACCATGGAAATGCATGAAGAAGCGGAGCTGGGGGTTTGTTCGCACTTCAACTACAAAGAAGGTGCAAAGTCCACAGATTATTCATTTAACCATCGTCTGCATTCATTAAGAGCTGTACTGGAGCATTATCAGGAACGTAATGATGCCAGTGCGTATAAAGACGAAGACACTGAAGAAAACTTTGAACAGATCCAGGAGTTCGAAGATTTTGAAAAGATTTATGTGTTCAGTCGCGATGGTGATATCAAAGAGTTGCCTCGTGGTTCAACGGTGCTTGATTTTGCTTACCATGTTCACACAGAGGTCGGAAACAAGTGCTATGCATCGCGGGTAAACCAGCGTTATGTACCTCTGACCTATACTCTGAAAACAGGGGAACAGGTCGAGATTCTGACCAAAAAAGACAGAGAGCCGAACCGTGACTGGCTTGTCAATTCACTGGGCTATATCAAAACTGCCCGTGCTCGTGACAAGCTGCGCCACTGGTTCCGTCAGCAGGACAGAAGTAAGAACCTCGAAGTGGGTCGTGAAATCCTGAACAAGGAGCTTTCACGTCTTGCGATACACCCAAAAAGTATTGATCTGAGTGATTACTGCAATCATTTCAATGTAAAAAGTGGTGATGATATTCTGATTGGTCTGGTGAATGGTGACATCAGTCTTCATGCATTGATCAATCAGGTCAACAAACATATGCATCTGGATCAGGATGAGCCTGAACTGGTGCTGAAGCCAACGCTGAATCCACGTGCAAGTCATACTTTGTCTGCCCATGGCATTCTGATTGATGGTCTGGACAATGTGGAGCTGCATGTTGCACAGTGCTGTCAGCCTGTACATGGTGAGTCTATCGGAGGCTATATCACTTTAAACCGTGGTGTCAGCATCCATAAGGTTATCTGTACGGATTATGTCCGTATGATCAGCCTGGAACCTGAACGTGCGGTGGAAGCGGACTGGGAAATGCAGCCGACACGCGGTCAGAGTGTGCAGATAGTGGTTGAAGCATATGACCGCCGTGGTCTGCTTAAAGATCTGACTCAGGTGATTTTCTCAGATCAGATCAACATCCGTCAGGTCAATACAATTTCAGAATCAGATGGTATTGCCAACATGAAGCTGTTGATTGAAGTTAAAGGGCTGGCGCAGTTGTCGCGTCTGCTTGCCCGACTTGAGCAGCAGCCTGGTATTATCAGTGCCAGACGGCTTGTGCAGGGGAACTGATTTTTCAGTGCTTCTGTAGTGAAAACCAGCAATGATTTGCTGGTTTTTTATTGTAATCTGAAATGTGAAAGGGCAGCAGAGATGAGAACGATTCGGCTGGATGTATGTGAAACTGGATACATTGTGCATGCAGATAATCTGTCTGATGTGCCAAAACTCCGTATTCAGCAACAGAAACAGGCGATTCATGGCTTTCGTAACAGTCTGTTGAGTCAGTATTTAAGTCATACGCTTCAGCCAGAAGATATTGCTGTTACTGAGTTTGGAAAGCCTTATCTGAAAGATTTTCCTGATTTCAGTTTTAATCACAGTCACAGCCGACAGCATTATGCACTGGCCAGCAGTCATCAGGTACGCGATCTGGGCGTCGATATTGAAGATCTGAACCGTCAGGTACGTTTTGAGGCTTTGGCAGGACATGCTTTTCATACAGAAGAAATAAAGCTGTGGAAGGAATATGACTGTGACTCAGAATACTGGTTCCGTATATGGACAGCCAAAGAAGCCATTTTAAAGGCAGCAGGGCTGGGCATACGGATGAATCTGAATGAGCTGAGTGTGGGGTTGACCAGTGGTATGAGCGGTGGAATCTGTAGCCATGATCGACTGGGTGTTTTTGCATTTCAGAGCTATGTTGTTATGGGCAGTATGCTGACTGTGGCGTGGCGCTCTGAATTGTCATGTAAAGGTTTTAATTTTCCGAAGATTGAGCTGATACGTCATTCCTGATACTGGGCAGATCATACAGTCTCAGAGTGATGGCAAAGAAAAACCCAGGAAACAGAAGCTGCCTGGGTTTTGTATTGAACAGGAACTGAAATTCAGTATTAAGAAGGGATTTCCTCTTCTTCTTCAAATTCAGGTTTAACCTGAACAATGAAGTCCTGACGGTTCAGACCACGCCATAAGGCAAAGGCTGTACCAATATAAATAGAAGAATATGTACCGACAAATACACCAATAAACATGGCGACGGAGAACCATTTCAGACCATCCCCACCTAGGATCATCATGGCAACCACAACGAGTAACAGGGTCATGGAGGTATGAATGGTACGTCTTAATGTTTCTGTCAGTGCAGAGTTCACAACTTCCAGCGGTGAAGCACCACGGATTTTTCGGAAGTTTTCCCGGATACGGTCAGATACAACAATGTTATCGTTCAGCGAGAAACCAATTAATGCCAGGATTGCAGCCAGTACCGTCAGGTCAAAAGGCCACTGCATCATGGCAAAAATACCAACCGTCACAATAACGTCGTGCAGCAGGGAAAGGACAGCACCCAGTGCGAGCTTAAATTCGAAACGGATGGTCACGTAAACAAGCATCAGCAGCATTGCAAGTGCAACAGCACCTGCAGAGCGGATATACAGTTCAT encodes the following:
- the cysM gene encoding cysteine synthase CysM, with translation MSNTTPDFQADEFLLDHYVGKTPLVRLQRLASHTQATVLAKLEGNNPAGSVKDRPAYNMIMQAEKRGQIKPGDTLVEATSGNTGIALAMVAAMRGYKMKLIMPGNSSQERKDAMQAYGAELIEAPDMETARDMALKMQQDGVGLVLNQFGNPDNSEAHYLTTGPEIWEQTGGKITHFVSSMGTTGTIMGISRYLKEQNPDIQIVGLQPEDGASIAGIRRWPKEYLPTIFDPSRVDRIMDIPQIEAEKTARQLARKEGISAGTSSGGAVWASIKIAEENPDAVIVCIVCDRGDRYLSTGLFSVVDAE
- the rlmD gene encoding 23S rRNA (uracil(1939)-C(5))-methyltransferase RlmD, translated to MKYKARPRTAPQSSYIFRIESLSHEGRGIAHYGTHPDHPEEKKGKKVFISYALPGEEVFAQITHQAKRLEEADCKKVLADSSLDRIEPACPHYTVCGGCSMQHVREDEQIRLKQDVLKSHLEHFAGIQPEEWLSPLRSLRQDYRRKARIGVRYIPAKDKLVVGFRERQTNRLTSIDRCMILDHEFGSVTHVKQLLQSLKAKAAIGHIEWAMGDKEKALLIRHTEELTAEDVNLLKNFTLNKAWQLYLQPEGSESVHRVDDPTAEMRLHYSLDDFNVEFGFHPQDFTQVNSTINPQMVKLACDLLQLQQGERVLDLFCGLGNFSLPLARCVGDTGRVVAVEGSEEMVKRGTENAERNQIQHINFYSQDLTKDFSHHSWANQGFEALLIDPPRSGAEEVMHYVPKFGAKRIVYVSCNPATLARDAGILVKQGYQLKKAGVMDMFTHTGHVESIALFEKENEINDL
- a CDS encoding NAD(P)-dependent oxidoreductase, producing the protein MSFDRSTQIAFLGMGLMGSRMATRLIQAGFNVAVWNRTLSACDSLIDMGAVLLDLKNIGQYPVILTCLADDQAVHSVFSQISSSLNPGQIIIDFSSLSVDQTRQLAKQAAQSSVEWIDSPVSGGTAGAENGTLVIFAGGNPQSIERLTLIYNVLSQRVTCMGETGTGQATKICNQLIVAANSTLIAEAVALAEKAGVDTRLLAPALAGGFADSKPFQILAPRMATHTFEPVQWKVQTLSKDLNNAVKLAAEYQLDIPVATTALSQLNTHQQQGFAESDLATIIHQIKSL
- a CDS encoding hydroxypyruvate isomerase family protein, which produces MTRLAVNLSMIFTEVPLIERFALAQAQGFEHVEIQFPYELSIEAIQEQLQLHRLSLCLINVPAGDLMQGGNGLAGIPGKELEFSRALEQAVHYARALDVPRVNILAGKQPQDADLLPCLNTLAENLKLACHILSEHDIEPVFEMINGTDMPRFLVQNIAQAQEMLEAVQHPALKMQYDCYHMAMMGENVLEALQDNLHDIGHIQFADCPGRHEPDTAQIMWAEIFNWLQHSSYQGFIAAEYRPQSHSVNSFAWKKKYFSE
- a CDS encoding GacS-like sensor histidine kinase yields the protein MSNINKKLFKRLHLNHAYGQLIALIFVPITILACVGTVLVLSETSSAAKAQQKQMAIAILTRNQSAAENALMQLDRFPWQYDQARFFMQNMMNEKHLIRTAIIDSKNSNRLSMGYQDQSAWPEYDTRQSFIGPVEHKDSHVYGLQINEGVGDHAWLLIELDNQPLQIARYRVLIVLVATGLLTLLLLLLCLNFYSRRWIAPMYEIRMQLQRLNADTLDQHMVINSTGELRLLQRDIANVVKRLHFSFLELKEHTEQTEDDLRRTLDTLEVQNITYRQARDQAISANQSKSVFLANISHELRTPLNSIDGFIHLLLRQGNLNNEQNLYLQTIRKSSAHLLALINDVLDFSKIDAGKLELETAPFDLEEAIFDVMDMLSPPAAQKHINMTFYYADNVPKYLIGDALRFKQILTNLISNAIKFTPDGEIIVRARMEQDDIGQCLLHFSVQDSGIGLSGTDRKKLFESFSQGDASVTRQFGGTGLGLAISKQLVHLMQGQIGFEDNQERAPTEKGSTFWFTAMFNVDEDDGIEHPDFSHMQVVSYLAHPATANVLRHYLEDYKVQHTETSSILDLFSRLNHLPGNIENTWLIVDHSGDSEALLTEIRTRYNGNLAVYGYQMVLEPGILNEHRARPLYQPLSRSALIQLLSNQPVFDQDEHEDFNGQGLHILAVDDHLPNLIVLEALLAELNVRTTKALSGQEALEILQNNLESKAQPFDLIFMDIQMPVMSGIDTTRAIRSLESTLENHKRLPVIALTAHALSDEKQKLLKGGMDDYVTKPIQIEQIIQILTQWTTQQFNKVSTVEKAHVIEALDPQIMDWQQSLQLAANKEDLAVDLLKMLTDSFEAEVNEMEQLIALEDFPQLEHVLHRLYGATRYVGVPALQEATGSFEQFVSTLRKERRKADEYFVQETLNRFNDLKAVIQQVEQAAQIILNKHNL
- a CDS encoding 3'-5' exonuclease; amino-acid sequence: MRLPILIFDIETLTDLKSGAHLYHLDLPEPALEAALTKLRRQETGMDFQRLPLHEIVCISGLGIDENGMMKLFSFSREQYFEAEILTRFLAIFDRKHPTLVSWNGSQFDIPVILYRAMYHGLSAPGLFDQGEIDQQKRYNNYQNRYHHRHVDLMDVMAMFNGRNFQKLDDMAHLLGFPGKRGDGAYHVPEYVKAQQWQQLTGYCEGDVLNTWLIYLRWLLLKGQLNHHDHGLWIQATIQYLKTQPQHADFLNVWHETSLQTVFTASDFSSPIS
- a CDS encoding crotonase/enoyl-CoA hydratase family protein, with the protein product MALLRIEKNNGIATVSLNRPDKRNAMSFALLRELVSTAEKIKKDRSIRCVILTGEAGVFSAGIDLTDLNNPKNTAYAAWELIKPGQSLFQKAFLIWQELPVPVIAAMEGFCLGAGMQLALAADIRISHPDTKMSIMESRWGLVPDMGLTRSIKGVIGLDLAKELTLTARVFDGHYAKEIGLVTHLDENPLNKAVSIAQEMLQRSPDALMAAKRVLDAMEHQPTRSLRLEKIWQLKLLMGKNSKLARKKDKNPDVQFLPRQYK